GGATCAATCTAGGAATGGTAACATTATAATAATTTTTTAATTCCAtactaaatttgatggaaggtactaaattgttgggCAGGGGAAGAATTGTATGTAGATTTTCTCTTGTCAGCTAGATACACTGATAACTGTACTCCTCCTCGAGGTGAcagtgtgagtgaaaagtcacctttgatgaggctgtatcataagGAGTATGGTTTTGTCAaataatttctcactccaaagggatCTACATTTCTCTacaactggaagtagtgcagctttgGGCTGTAGGAACCTCTAGAAAGGTTCATGTTGTCACCAGGACTCTATCATAGAAATTGGTTCTGTAGTAATTACGAATAAagaaattcacacacacatattaatctCCTGAGAAATTAATATGCACTGGTattttatcacatttactctgctttcCAGTAGTATTGCCACTCTTCCCAGTAACATTGCTTGATGTGATTTATTTTCTCTTTGCAGAGCAATGTAAACATCACTGTTTTTGAGGATCTGGATAAATTAAGTGCATCGTCACAACCAGTTGATATTCAAAATGCCATCATGCGCTATTCTGGTGTGATGTCCTCCTTCGTTGAACAACTCAAATCCCTGACAGTTAGTGAATGTCTTCAAGATGCTCCTTCACTTCTTGAAAATATAGATGACATGATGAGAAAAGCTTGGTCAGTACCCATTTATGGTCATGAATTGGGCTTTTCTCTGTGTAATGTTTTGAGAAATAATGGTGGTATGGACATCCTTTTAGATAATTGTCGATCTGATGACTCTGATTTGAAATTTTCAAGTGCTAAAGTGTTAGAACAGTGCCTCACAACAGAAAACCGTGGCTATGTGGTTGAGAAGGGTCTTGAAAATATAGTGAATGTCGCTTGTGATTgcacaaagaatggctcatctgTGGACAAATCTCGTGTGGGAACAGGCATATTGGAGCATCTGTTTAAGCACAGTGAAGGAACATGCTCAGATATCATACAGTTAGGAGGTTTAGATGCTGTGCTGTCAGAGTGTAGAAAATCTGATGTTGAGACTCTGAGACATTGTGCTGGAGCTTTAGCAAACTTGTCCCTTTATGGTGGATCAGATAATCAGCAAGCTATGATCCAACGCAAAGTTCCAATGTGGCTATTCCCTCTCGCCTTCCACTCTGATGACAACATAAAATATTATGCCTGTTTGGCTATTGCCACCCTCGTTGCCAACAAGGAATTAGAGGCAGCTGTCTTACAGTCTGGGACTCTAAATCTTGTAGAACCATTTGTTTTAAATCAGATTCCAGACCAGTTTGCTAATTCTACGGTGGCACACCGCCATGGGCAAAGTCAGAGCTGGTTGCAGCGACTCTTACCAGTTCTTAGAAGTAAACGAGAAGAAGCCCGTAATTTGGCAGCTTTCCACTTCTGCATGGAAGCAGGTATCAAGAAACAGCAAGGAAACATCGAGCTCTTTAGAGAAATTGGTGCTGTTGAGCCTCTTAAAGAAGTTGCTAGCTCTCCAAATGCCATCGCCAGTAAGTATGCAGTGCAGGCACTTCGTCTTATTGGAGAAGAGGTTCCACATAAATTAAGTCAACAAGTGCCACTGTGGACTCCAGAAGATGTGGAAGAATGGGTCAAGCAAATTGGCTTTTCTCAGTATTGTGAAGACTTCATCAAGTCTAGAGTTGATGGAGACCTTCTTCTGCAGCTTACTGAGGAAAATCTTCGTGAAGACATTGGTGTAAAGAATGGCATTTTAAGACAAAGATTTCTAAGAGAACTAAGGAAACTAAAACTCCTTGCTGATTATTCTTCTTGTGATTCCTCAAAACTCAACGAGTTCATTGTAGAAATTGACAAAGAATTTGCAGAGTACACGTACCGCATGCTTCAAGCTGGAGTATCTCGAGATTGTCTAAGGTAAATACATAATAACTTGATGCTAATGACACAAGAGTGCATATTCTGTTGCTGTGAAATAACCATaagattattttattatattaaagCTAAACATATGAATAACCATGAAATTATAGGCAGTTACATAAaagcatatataaatatttttagaTACCCAGTTATGTTTATAAAATATATCAAGTTTTATCATCATGTAttatgatcactttttttttgtaaagtaatAAACTGATAATGAATTTCTTTTCAGATATCTCACAGAAGAGCAGCTAATGAAAGAGTGTGGCATCTACAATTCTATTCATCGTCAAAGAATTAAGGACACAATATTGAGTAAGTTTAGCATTATTGCTACGTAGTTTGATAACTTATTGTATACAAGGAATTTGATGGTGAGAAAGAGATTTTATTATATAAAGCTATTATGTATCTTAAAACCTAATGCATTTTAAAGATGATCtttattcatgtaaatgttaatatttgaaatattaattattgttactgttattttTAGTATCTAGTATATAATTTTGTTTTGCATGCAACCAAGGATGTGAAAAATTGAAATGTTGTAAGTTATAATTCCTATTTAACACAAAAGCCAccttgccagaggtgacttttcacttatggtGTAACGTCGGGCTATACATagattctattctattctattttgctttgtcgctgtatcctgcgttagcgaggtagcacaaggaaacagacgaaagaatgacccaacccacccacatacatatgtatatgcatacacgtccacacacgcaaatatgcatacctatacatctcaatgtacacatatatatatacacacacagacatgtacatatatacacatgtacatagttcatactctctgcctttattcattcccatcgccaccctgccacacgaaataacaacctcctaccccctcatgtgtgcgaggtagcgctaggaaaagacaacaaaggccccatttgttcacactgtctctagctgtcatgtaataatgcaccaaaaccacagctccttttccacatccaggccccacacaactttccatggtttaccccagacgcttcacatgccctggttcaatccattgacagcacattgaccccggtataccgcatcgttccaattcactctattccttgcacgcctttcaccctcctacatgttcagtccccaatcactcaaaatctttttcactccatctttccacctccaatttggtctcccacttctccttgttccctccacctccgacacatatatcttcttggtcagtctttcctcactcattctctccatatgaccaaaccatttcaaaacaccctcttctgctctctcaaccacactctttttatttccacacatctctcttacccttacattacttactcgatcaaaccacctcacaccacatattgtcctcaaacatctcaattccagcacatccaccctcctacgcacaactctatccatagcccacgcttcatggctgattcatgtgagaaattgcagaagctggtgactgagtttggtaaagtgtgtgaaagaagaaagttaagagtaaatgtgaataagagcaaggttattaggtacagtagggttgagggtcaagtcaattgggaggtaagttggaatggacaaaaactggaggaagtaaagtgttttagatatctgggagtggatctggcagcggatggaaccatggaagcggaagtggatcatagggtgggggagggggcgaaaatcctgggagtcttgaagaatgtgtggaagtcgagaacattatctcggaaagcaaaaatgggtatgtttgaaggaatagtggttccaacaatgtcgtatggttgcgaggcgtgggctatggatagagttgtgtgcaggaggatggatgtgctggaaatgagatgtttgaggacaatgtgtggtgtgaggtggtttgatcgagtaagtaacgtaagggtaagagagatgtgtggaaataaaaagagcatggttgagagagcagaagagggtgttttgaaatggtttgggcacatggagagaatgagtgaagaaagattgaccaagaggatatatgtgtcggagttggagggaacaaggagaagtgggagaccaaattggaggtggaaagatggagtgaaaaagattttgtgtgattggggcctgaacatgcaggaggatgaaaggagggcaaggaatagagtgaattggatcgatgtggtataccggggttgacgtgctgtcagtggattgaatcagggcatgtgaagcgtctggggtaaaccatggaaagttgtgtaggtatgtatatttgcgtgtgtggacgtatgtatatacatgtgtatgggggtgggttgggccatttctttcgtctgtttccttgcgctacctcgcaaacgcgggagacagcgacaaagcaaaaaaaaaaaattattattattattattttcatatatttatttatacttgatcgccatttcccacgttagcaaggtagtgccaggaaacacaaagaaagaatggcccattgaaaggtctgtggggcctggatgtggaaagagagctgtggtttcaatgcattacacacgacagctagagactgagtgtgaacaaatgtggcctttttgtcttttcctggcaatacctggcaatgggaatggatgaaggcagcaagtataaaagtgtggatgtgtctgtatttgtatatgtatgtatacgttgatatgtatatgtgcgtgtatgggcgtttatgtgtatatatgcatatatgggttgggccattctttgtctgtttccttgcgctacttcactgaccCGGGAAACCGCaactaaatataataataaatatacatgtatattgtttatattaCAATCACACTGATGATGATTTTATGAATGGGTAATTGAACCtgagtaggagttcagataatttccTTTATTGAAATTTTTACAATAAACTACATGTTTCATTTAAGGAAACTACTTCATACACTGTAAACTTGTGTAAACTTCACagagtttcaaatcccaacataaGCACATTGGCTTGTACACCTTCTACCTTCATGTCAGAGTGGAAATTGTCCTGGTTGTTAAAGGGAAAGTTGGGGAGGTGCCTTGTGGCAAAGGGGGGGCTAGGCAAATGAGAATAGTAGGAGATAGAGACAAAAGTAACTGTGCACAGTAATAAGATTTGTTCTCtgtaatttgtttttctaattacttGCAAATTTTGGCATAATACTAATACCAGATTAATTTATTACAGATGACAGTGGCCAGCTACAAGATGCCAGTTCCTTAGATAAGACCTTAGATGTTTTCATCAGCTATAGACGTTCTAATGGCTCACAGCTTGCAAGGTAAATGCATTTTTGTTTTCACGACTAAATTTGTCATTTAAACATGTAGAATATtgattataaaaaatatatattgtatggtaatAGCATTGTTTTCTCTTTCAGTTTATTAAAGGTCCATATGCAGCTCAAAGATTTCTCTGTATTCATTGATGTGGAGCGCTTAGAAGCGGGCAAGTTTGACAATAATTTACTTAATTCAATCCGCCAAGCAAAGAACTTCCTCTTGGTCCTAACACCAAATGCCCTAGACAGATGTATTGGTGATACAGAGTGCAAAGATTGGGTTCACAGGGTATGTATTGAATATGCATTGTTTTAAAGTTGTTTTTTCTCTATTACTGAGTTCATTTGTTTGTACATCATATATAATCAGTTGTGTGTAGAAATGAAATCATTGCATAATCAAGATTAGAGACTCCCATCAAGCTTTTCTCCATAGTGCTAGTATTTTTCCATCCATAAGGGGTAAGAGCAATCTTTGATGTGTTTGAATCAGTGTTTGACAGATTGTTGATGTCATTAATACATATTGGAGTGAAGTttcagatatgtatatgtctagtaAAGTTTattttaagactgggttgggtgGTTTAATGCTTGTCAAGTCATTAAAGGGTGAATGTGATTGTCATTGTCTTGTTTATTAGGCAAGGTGGGGATCTTATTGTTGAAATATGAGACATG
This portion of the Panulirus ornatus isolate Po-2019 chromosome 48, ASM3632096v1, whole genome shotgun sequence genome encodes:
- the Sarm gene encoding NAD(+) hydrolase sarm1 isoform X8; amino-acid sequence: MSRMGSMCVHLPYNKSEQVRNTEDGASPEERPSCSGRGSPAYLASTSPQRKMSGESGEGGLGGGGSGGEVMDFQNRIKRFQQQDQQFNQQQHMSSSSRSTSSSQLKRSQHTSHSHSSSNLSEVKSSSNLSEHKSASSINKSNLSELKSSMSEVKSNISEMTSQSNSVNYNRSMSLASNSSMQQSASSSSLQSGFNKRKASGFNMGSMDALNDALQMGSTEQLALPDVEDDFDIQNLGVQQDQLSSSPLTSGSTNGSNPKELKFEQKKVTSSSKTKVVTDKNSYESASGQSSESRKLQAGDVSYAESSKKAASKAKIEVDGITAEKAAAISQEARQLRAGDVDHREGSQVKGATMKVAGEGFSAHRSAVSEQQQRQTKTPAGTINQESSRQAAKSGLTIKTKGVCTKQSSSMTSSQSNVNITVFEDLDKLSASSQPVDIQNAIMRYSGVMSSFVEQLKSLTVSECLQDAPSLLENIDDMMRKAWSVPIYGHELGFSLCNVLRNNGGMDILLDNCRSDDSDLKFSSAKVLEQCLTTENRGYVVEKGLENIVNVACDCTKNGSSVDKSRVGTGILEHLFKHSEGTCSDIIQLGGLDAVLSECRKSDVETLRHCAGALANLSLYGGSDNQQAMIQRKVPMWLFPLAFHSDDNIKYYACLAIATLVANKELEAAVLQSGTLNLVEPFVLNQIPDQFANSTVAHRHGQSQSWLQRLLPVLRSKREEARNLAAFHFCMEAGIKKQQGNIELFREIGAVEPLKEVASSPNAIASKYAVQALRLIGEEVPHKLSQQVPLWTPEDVEEWVKQIGFSQYCEDFIKSRVDGDLLLQLTEENLREDIGVKNGILRQRFLRELRKLKLLADYSSCDSSKLNEFIVEIDKEFAEYTYRMLQAGVSRDCLRYLTEEQLMKECGIYNSIHRQRIKDTILNDSGQLQDASSLDKTLDVFISYRRSNGSQLASLLKVHMQLKDFSVFIDVERLEAGKFDNNLLNSIRQAKNFLLVLTPNALDRCIGDTECKDWVHREIVEALQSGCNIIPITDNFQWPDSEELPEDMQAVCCFNGVRWIHDYQDACVDKMERFMRGECNVRGDGPLGRYGSRSVEGGMATPGTPSTLPRAPIYQRTTSTESGKGSSCSDKDPKD
- the Sarm gene encoding NAD(+) hydrolase sarm1 isoform X11, with the protein product MSRMGSMCVHLPYNKSEQMSGESGEGGLGGGGSGGEVMDFQNRIKRFQQQDQQFNQQQHMSSSSRSTSSSQLKRSQHTSHSHSSSNLSEVKSSSNLSEHKSASSINKSNLSELKSSMSEVKSNISEMTSQSNSVNYNRSMSLASNSSMQQSASSSSLQSGFNKRKASGFNMGSMDALNDALQMGSTEQLALPDVEDDFDIQNLGVQQDQLSSSPLTSGSTNGSNPKELKFEQKKVTSSSKTKVVTDKNSYESASGQSSESRKLQAGDVSYAESSKKAASKAKIEVDGITAEKAAAISQEARQLRAGDVDHREGSQVKGATMKVAGEGFSAHRSAVSEQQQRQTKTPAGTINQESSRQAAKSGLTIKTKGVCTKQSSSMTSSQSNVNITVFEDLDKLSASSQPVDIQNAIMRYSGVMSSFVEQLKSLTVSECLQDAPSLLENIDDMMRKAWSVPIYGHELGFSLCNVLRNNGGMDILLDNCRSDDSDLKFSSAKVLEQCLTTENRGYVVEKGLENIVNVACDCTKNGSSVDKSRVGTGILEHLFKHSEGTCSDIIQLGGLDAVLSECRKSDVETLRHCAGALANLSLYGGSDNQQAMIQRKVPMWLFPLAFHSDDNIKYYACLAIATLVANKELEAAVLQSGTLNLVEPFVLNQIPDQFANSTVAHRHGQSQSWLQRLLPVLRSKREEARNLAAFHFCMEAGIKKQQGNIELFREIGAVEPLKEVASSPNAIASKYAVQALRLIGEEVPHKLSQQVPLWTPEDVEEWVKQIGFSQYCEDFIKSRVDGDLLLQLTEENLREDIGVKNGILRQRFLRELRKLKLLADYSSCDSSKLNEFIVEIDKEFAEYTYRMLQAGVSRDCLRYLTEEQLMKECGIYNSIHRQRIKDTILNDSGQLQDASSLDKTLDVFISYRRSNGSQLASLLKVHMQLKDFSVFIDVERLEAGKFDNNLLNSIRQAKNFLLVLTPNALDRCIGDTECKDWVHREIVEALQSGCNIIPITDNFQWPDSEELPEDMQAVCCFNGVRWIHDYQDACVDKMERFMRGECNVRGDGPLGRYGSRSVEGGMATPGTPSTLPRAPIYQRTTSTESGKGSSCSDKDPKD
- the Sarm gene encoding NAD(+) hydrolase sarm1 isoform X12 — encoded protein: MDMGINSRPRQPVTVHKMSGESGEGGLGGGGSGGEVMDFQNRIKRFQQQDQQFNQQQHMSSSSRSTSSSQLKRSQHTSHSHSSSNLSEVKSSSNLSEHKSASSINKSNLSELKSSMSEVKSNISEMTSQSNSVNYNRSMSLASNSSMQQSASSSSLQSGFNKRKASGFNMGSMDALNDALQMGSTEQLALPDVEDDFDIQNLGVQQDQLSSSPLTSGSTNGSNPKELKFEQKKVTSSSKTKVVTDKNSYESASGQSSESRKLQAGDVSYAESSKKAASKAKIEVDGITAEKAAAISQEARQLRAGDVDHREGSQVKGATMKVAGEGFSAHRSAVSEQQQRQTKTPAGTINQESSRQAAKSGLTIKTKGVCTKQSSSMTSSQSNVNITVFEDLDKLSASSQPVDIQNAIMRYSGVMSSFVEQLKSLTVSECLQDAPSLLENIDDMMRKAWSVPIYGHELGFSLCNVLRNNGGMDILLDNCRSDDSDLKFSSAKVLEQCLTTENRGYVVEKGLENIVNVACDCTKNGSSVDKSRVGTGILEHLFKHSEGTCSDIIQLGGLDAVLSECRKSDVETLRHCAGALANLSLYGGSDNQQAMIQRKVPMWLFPLAFHSDDNIKYYACLAIATLVANKELEAAVLQSGTLNLVEPFVLNQIPDQFANSTVAHRHGQSQSWLQRLLPVLRSKREEARNLAAFHFCMEAGIKKQQGNIELFREIGAVEPLKEVASSPNAIASKYAVQALRLIGEEVPHKLSQQVPLWTPEDVEEWVKQIGFSQYCEDFIKSRVDGDLLLQLTEENLREDIGVKNGILRQRFLRELRKLKLLADYSSCDSSKLNEFIVEIDKEFAEYTYRMLQAGVSRDCLRYLTEEQLMKECGIYNSIHRQRIKDTILNDSGQLQDASSLDKTLDVFISYRRSNGSQLASLLKVHMQLKDFSVFIDVERLEAGKFDNNLLNSIRQAKNFLLVLTPNALDRCIGDTECKDWVHREIVEALQSGCNIIPITDNFQWPDSEELPEDMQAVCCFNGVRWIHDYQDACVDKMERFMRGECNVRGDGPLGRYGSRSVEGGMATPGTPSTLPRAPIYQRTTSTESGKGSSCSDKDPKD
- the Sarm gene encoding NAD(+) hydrolase sarm1 isoform X10, whose product is MVRQRAVLVMPSQGFSQFGGVMVGKMSGESGEGGLGGGGSGGEVMDFQNRIKRFQQQDQQFNQQQHMSSSSRSTSSSQLKRSQHTSHSHSSSNLSEVKSSSNLSEHKSASSINKSNLSELKSSMSEVKSNISEMTSQSNSVNYNRSMSLASNSSMQQSASSSSLQSGFNKRKASGFNMGSMDALNDALQMGSTEQLALPDVEDDFDIQNLGVQQDQLSSSPLTSGSTNGSNPKELKFEQKKVTSSSKTKVVTDKNSYESASGQSSESRKLQAGDVSYAESSKKAASKAKIEVDGITAEKAAAISQEARQLRAGDVDHREGSQVKGATMKVAGEGFSAHRSAVSEQQQRQTKTPAGTINQESSRQAAKSGLTIKTKGVCTKQSSSMTSSQSNVNITVFEDLDKLSASSQPVDIQNAIMRYSGVMSSFVEQLKSLTVSECLQDAPSLLENIDDMMRKAWSVPIYGHELGFSLCNVLRNNGGMDILLDNCRSDDSDLKFSSAKVLEQCLTTENRGYVVEKGLENIVNVACDCTKNGSSVDKSRVGTGILEHLFKHSEGTCSDIIQLGGLDAVLSECRKSDVETLRHCAGALANLSLYGGSDNQQAMIQRKVPMWLFPLAFHSDDNIKYYACLAIATLVANKELEAAVLQSGTLNLVEPFVLNQIPDQFANSTVAHRHGQSQSWLQRLLPVLRSKREEARNLAAFHFCMEAGIKKQQGNIELFREIGAVEPLKEVASSPNAIASKYAVQALRLIGEEVPHKLSQQVPLWTPEDVEEWVKQIGFSQYCEDFIKSRVDGDLLLQLTEENLREDIGVKNGILRQRFLRELRKLKLLADYSSCDSSKLNEFIVEIDKEFAEYTYRMLQAGVSRDCLRYLTEEQLMKECGIYNSIHRQRIKDTILNDSGQLQDASSLDKTLDVFISYRRSNGSQLASLLKVHMQLKDFSVFIDVERLEAGKFDNNLLNSIRQAKNFLLVLTPNALDRCIGDTECKDWVHREIVEALQSGCNIIPITDNFQWPDSEELPEDMQAVCCFNGVRWIHDYQDACVDKMERFMRGECNVRGDGPLGRYGSRSVEGGMATPGTPSTLPRAPIYQRTTSTESGKGSSCSDKDPKD
- the Sarm gene encoding NAD(+) hydrolase sarm1 isoform X9 — translated: MNSFRRLCGRFVRNTEDGASPEERPSCSGRGSPAYLASTSPQRKMSGESGEGGLGGGGSGGEVMDFQNRIKRFQQQDQQFNQQQHMSSSSRSTSSSQLKRSQHTSHSHSSSNLSEVKSSSNLSEHKSASSINKSNLSELKSSMSEVKSNISEMTSQSNSVNYNRSMSLASNSSMQQSASSSSLQSGFNKRKASGFNMGSMDALNDALQMGSTEQLALPDVEDDFDIQNLGVQQDQLSSSPLTSGSTNGSNPKELKFEQKKVTSSSKTKVVTDKNSYESASGQSSESRKLQAGDVSYAESSKKAASKAKIEVDGITAEKAAAISQEARQLRAGDVDHREGSQVKGATMKVAGEGFSAHRSAVSEQQQRQTKTPAGTINQESSRQAAKSGLTIKTKGVCTKQSSSMTSSQSNVNITVFEDLDKLSASSQPVDIQNAIMRYSGVMSSFVEQLKSLTVSECLQDAPSLLENIDDMMRKAWSVPIYGHELGFSLCNVLRNNGGMDILLDNCRSDDSDLKFSSAKVLEQCLTTENRGYVVEKGLENIVNVACDCTKNGSSVDKSRVGTGILEHLFKHSEGTCSDIIQLGGLDAVLSECRKSDVETLRHCAGALANLSLYGGSDNQQAMIQRKVPMWLFPLAFHSDDNIKYYACLAIATLVANKELEAAVLQSGTLNLVEPFVLNQIPDQFANSTVAHRHGQSQSWLQRLLPVLRSKREEARNLAAFHFCMEAGIKKQQGNIELFREIGAVEPLKEVASSPNAIASKYAVQALRLIGEEVPHKLSQQVPLWTPEDVEEWVKQIGFSQYCEDFIKSRVDGDLLLQLTEENLREDIGVKNGILRQRFLRELRKLKLLADYSSCDSSKLNEFIVEIDKEFAEYTYRMLQAGVSRDCLRYLTEEQLMKECGIYNSIHRQRIKDTILNDSGQLQDASSLDKTLDVFISYRRSNGSQLASLLKVHMQLKDFSVFIDVERLEAGKFDNNLLNSIRQAKNFLLVLTPNALDRCIGDTECKDWVHREIVEALQSGCNIIPITDNFQWPDSEELPEDMQAVCCFNGVRWIHDYQDACVDKMERFMRGECNVRGDGPLGRYGSRSVEGGMATPGTPSTLPRAPIYQRTTSTESGKGSSCSDKDPKD
- the Sarm gene encoding NAD(+) hydrolase sarm1 isoform X7, which produces MPGGPEAGMQVRNTEDGASPEERPSCSGRGSPAYLASTSPQRKMSGESGEGGLGGGGSGGEVMDFQNRIKRFQQQDQQFNQQQHMSSSSRSTSSSQLKRSQHTSHSHSSSNLSEVKSSSNLSEHKSASSINKSNLSELKSSMSEVKSNISEMTSQSNSVNYNRSMSLASNSSMQQSASSSSLQSGFNKRKASGFNMGSMDALNDALQMGSTEQLALPDVEDDFDIQNLGVQQDQLSSSPLTSGSTNGSNPKELKFEQKKVTSSSKTKVVTDKNSYESASGQSSESRKLQAGDVSYAESSKKAASKAKIEVDGITAEKAAAISQEARQLRAGDVDHREGSQVKGATMKVAGEGFSAHRSAVSEQQQRQTKTPAGTINQESSRQAAKSGLTIKTKGVCTKQSSSMTSSQSNVNITVFEDLDKLSASSQPVDIQNAIMRYSGVMSSFVEQLKSLTVSECLQDAPSLLENIDDMMRKAWSVPIYGHELGFSLCNVLRNNGGMDILLDNCRSDDSDLKFSSAKVLEQCLTTENRGYVVEKGLENIVNVACDCTKNGSSVDKSRVGTGILEHLFKHSEGTCSDIIQLGGLDAVLSECRKSDVETLRHCAGALANLSLYGGSDNQQAMIQRKVPMWLFPLAFHSDDNIKYYACLAIATLVANKELEAAVLQSGTLNLVEPFVLNQIPDQFANSTVAHRHGQSQSWLQRLLPVLRSKREEARNLAAFHFCMEAGIKKQQGNIELFREIGAVEPLKEVASSPNAIASKYAVQALRLIGEEVPHKLSQQVPLWTPEDVEEWVKQIGFSQYCEDFIKSRVDGDLLLQLTEENLREDIGVKNGILRQRFLRELRKLKLLADYSSCDSSKLNEFIVEIDKEFAEYTYRMLQAGVSRDCLRYLTEEQLMKECGIYNSIHRQRIKDTILNDSGQLQDASSLDKTLDVFISYRRSNGSQLASLLKVHMQLKDFSVFIDVERLEAGKFDNNLLNSIRQAKNFLLVLTPNALDRCIGDTECKDWVHREIVEALQSGCNIIPITDNFQWPDSEELPEDMQAVCCFNGVRWIHDYQDACVDKMERFMRGECNVRGDGPLGRYGSRSVEGGMATPGTPSTLPRAPIYQRTTSTESGKGSSCSDKDPKD
- the Sarm gene encoding NAD(+) hydrolase sarm1 isoform X16, producing the protein MSGESGEGGLGGGGSGGEVMDFQNRIKRFQQQDQQFNQQQHMSSSSRSTSSSQLKRSQHTSHSHSSSNLSEVKSSSNLSEHKSASSINKSNLSELKSSMSEVKSNISEMTSQSNSVNYNRSMSLASNSSMQQSASSSSLQSGFNKRKASGFNMGSMDALNDALQMGSTEQLALPDVEDDFDIQNLGVQQDQLSSSPLTSGSTNGSNPKELKFEQKKVTSSSKTKVVTDKNSYESASGQSSESRKLQAGDVSYAESSKKAASKAKIEVDGITAEKAAAISQEARQLRAGDVDHREGSQVKGATMKVAGEGFSAHRSAVSEQQQRQTKTPAGTINQESSRQAAKSGLTIKTKGVCTKQSSSMTSSQSNVNITVFEDLDKLSASSQPVDIQNAIMRYSGVMSSFVEQLKSLTVSECLQDAPSLLENIDDMMRKAWSVPIYGHELGFSLCNVLRNNGGMDILLDNCRSDDSDLKFSSAKVLEQCLTTENRGYVVEKGLENIVNVACDCTKNGSSVDKSRVGTGILEHLFKHSEGTCSDIIQLGGLDAVLSECRKSDVETLRHCAGALANLSLYGGSDNQQAMIQRKVPMWLFPLAFHSDDNIKYYACLAIATLVANKELEAAVLQSGTLNLVEPFVLNQIPDQFANSTVAHRHGQSQSWLQRLLPVLRSKREEARNLAAFHFCMEAGIKKQQGNIELFREIGAVEPLKEVASSPNAIASKYAVQALRLIGEEVPHKLSQQVPLWTPEDVEEWVKQIGFSQYCEDFIKSRVDGDLLLQLTEENLREDIGVKNGILRQRFLRELRKLKLLADYSSCDSSKLNEFIVEIDKEFAEYTYRMLQAGVSRDCLRYLTEEQLMKECGIYNSIHRQRIKDTILNDSGQLQDASSLDKTLDVFISYRRSNGSQLASLLKVHMQLKDFSVFIDVERLEAGKFDNNLLNSIRQAKNFLLVLTPNALDRCIGDTECKDWVHREIVEALQSGCNIIPITDNFQWPDSEELPEDMQAVCCFNGVRWIHDYQDACVDKMERFMRGECNVRGDGPLGRYGSRSVEGGMATPGTPSTLPRAPIYQRTTSTESGKGSSCSDKDPKD
- the Sarm gene encoding NAD(+) hydrolase sarm1 isoform X15, which codes for MGYQEYMSGESGEGGLGGGGSGGEVMDFQNRIKRFQQQDQQFNQQQHMSSSSRSTSSSQLKRSQHTSHSHSSSNLSEVKSSSNLSEHKSASSINKSNLSELKSSMSEVKSNISEMTSQSNSVNYNRSMSLASNSSMQQSASSSSLQSGFNKRKASGFNMGSMDALNDALQMGSTEQLALPDVEDDFDIQNLGVQQDQLSSSPLTSGSTNGSNPKELKFEQKKVTSSSKTKVVTDKNSYESASGQSSESRKLQAGDVSYAESSKKAASKAKIEVDGITAEKAAAISQEARQLRAGDVDHREGSQVKGATMKVAGEGFSAHRSAVSEQQQRQTKTPAGTINQESSRQAAKSGLTIKTKGVCTKQSSSMTSSQSNVNITVFEDLDKLSASSQPVDIQNAIMRYSGVMSSFVEQLKSLTVSECLQDAPSLLENIDDMMRKAWSVPIYGHELGFSLCNVLRNNGGMDILLDNCRSDDSDLKFSSAKVLEQCLTTENRGYVVEKGLENIVNVACDCTKNGSSVDKSRVGTGILEHLFKHSEGTCSDIIQLGGLDAVLSECRKSDVETLRHCAGALANLSLYGGSDNQQAMIQRKVPMWLFPLAFHSDDNIKYYACLAIATLVANKELEAAVLQSGTLNLVEPFVLNQIPDQFANSTVAHRHGQSQSWLQRLLPVLRSKREEARNLAAFHFCMEAGIKKQQGNIELFREIGAVEPLKEVASSPNAIASKYAVQALRLIGEEVPHKLSQQVPLWTPEDVEEWVKQIGFSQYCEDFIKSRVDGDLLLQLTEENLREDIGVKNGILRQRFLRELRKLKLLADYSSCDSSKLNEFIVEIDKEFAEYTYRMLQAGVSRDCLRYLTEEQLMKECGIYNSIHRQRIKDTILNDSGQLQDASSLDKTLDVFISYRRSNGSQLASLLKVHMQLKDFSVFIDVERLEAGKFDNNLLNSIRQAKNFLLVLTPNALDRCIGDTECKDWVHREIVEALQSGCNIIPITDNFQWPDSEELPEDMQAVCCFNGVRWIHDYQDACVDKMERFMRGECNVRGDGPLGRYGSRSVEGGMATPGTPSTLPRAPIYQRTTSTESGKGSSCSDKDPKD